Part of the Serinus canaria isolate serCan28SL12 chromosome 1, serCan2020, whole genome shotgun sequence genome is shown below.
ACTGAATTTTACTGTAACTAGTAAAGTAAGTTGAGATGTCATTTTTTTATGTATCTAAttcattcttcttcctttctgcagctcttttgAGACAAGCTAAAGGTCATTCATCTTTTTCACAGTCTGTGAGTCTAAGCCATAAATGATAGTTAAAAATACAAGCTGACCTCAAGAACTAGAATGTTAGTTTTACTGAAAAGTTAGGAAATTTCCAGAATGTTCATATTCTGCACTTTGTATGCACAGCAGTCagcttttagctttttttttcttccttaatgCTTCCTTAAACACTCATAGGGCTGTGCTTCTTGATATGACTTCATCTTCAACATCACATTTAGGTTATGCTAAATAATGTTCAGCAAACATTCAGAGGTTAAtaagacatttttttcattttatttcccaaCACATCcctaatttatttctttcccctcaCAGGTGGGTTTGATAATCTGCATAACAGAAACTAAGAGTAAATAAATTCTGAAGTCCTGTCAAATTTCCATATTAGTCTTATTATACACCTGCAGAATCCATAGAAAAAGCATATAAAATTCACAAACATCCTAATCAAATTTATGTCCCTTGTCAAAACCAATGATCCCTTCATAACTGTCTAGTGCAACAGAGTATTTAAATCTTTGTATATATACAATCTCAGTCTTTGATTACAGTATAAAATACTCAACTTGAAGAAAGCTCTTGCTACTATATCTGCAATTTTAAAAGTCCATCTCAGAGCTCTGGAAGAACACCTGATGCTCTGACAAGCATTTATGCAAGTAGATGTTGGAGCTTGCCTTAAAAACAGCTGTTTCCACTGTCCTGCTTTACTGCCACAATAATTTTTCCCCTGTGCTTGAAACCCCCCTCTTTTGGGTTTTCACCTAGATAATTATAACATCATTTTCACTACAaagtaaacacatttttttttatttacacttTATTGAAAATGTATACTGTGGAAAAAACCTCACATGGTTTAGTATCTTTCTGAATGACCCAATTTAAATTCAATACTGTCAGATCCTAGTATCTCCCCACATTTCAGACATCAAAGGAAGCAGCTTCCATTTGCTGATTCATCTCCGATGTTGTATACCTACAAACTCTCTTACTCTTCATATTCCTTGTGAGCTCCTCATCCAGCTCAACCACCTCTGCCTTCAGTGGCTCTTCCTGGAACACACTCCCCTTCCCATCTTCTTCTTACTTGTGGTAAAGTTTCAGTACTCGTTTGACACCTCATACTTGGAAAAACTGTCATGATCCACCACCCTGAGCTCCTTGACTTATTGCACTTTCCTTCAGATGACAGAAATTTATTTAAGCGCTCTATTTCCAGAATTTTCTATTTCCAGaaagttttccattttcttcttttgtttggCTTAAATCAAGCCAACAGGACCAGTGTAACTGTTgtctttttaagaaaagattATTTAGAACATAACTACTTCTCCAGACCTTGCTTTCCTGACTTCTTGGGGGTGCAGGAGAATATATATAGAACCAGTCAGTTATAATATCCAGGAGAATCTATTCTCTTTCATCAGACAATGGCATTTGGCTCCTCCTGTTTCCATTAGGGTACCTGGCGATCAGCGTCACAATACATTTACAATAACAGGCCACTTAACAGCACTTCTAAGTCCTGTGCTCACATTTGCCAGAGACaggaagaatattaaaaattcacagaCCTACTACAGGAAGATCAAAGATAAGACAAAGTGTTTTCCActtgagtgatttttttttttaatgcactttaCTTTTTCTCCATAGCACTGTTATGTCTAGGACTATCCAGTAAACAGCCCCTTCATTTTTATCCTTCTAGTACAATACATATTCTGCAGATCCAGTTTTCCTTCTACTTCTGccatatttctatttttgttgcAATTTCCAGATCAATACCCTGCAACAGTAGTTCAAGTCACTCTTTTCTCTTGCTCAGACTGCTACTGCTATTTATACACATTTAGGCACTTAGTTAGGTGTGCTTATTGTATTAGGCATAATTTTTCCACTGAGCTATTAGTCTTTACCTGACTTATCCATCATAACACCTTTCTCCTTACTGATAACCCATTACTAAGTATTGTTGCACTCCCTTTTACCCAATTACATCTGCAGGGGAAGATTGCTTTAGGcttcttcctttctgccttggtttaatacttttaaatacAACAGCACCTTGCTTAAAAGTACTTTCTCTGTCATTACCTTAtctttgaaaggattttttttccttttcttcccctttcccccttaGGTGACAAAGTGCAGGCCATCAAAAGCCCACCCCTACTCACCATTCACACTTCAGCAATGCTGTTGCTTAACCCCCGTGGGCTGCTAAGCATCACTCAGTTACCTTCTCCCCAAGTGGAACGGTGGGGAGAATCCAAAGAAGAGAAGTGAGAGAAGTTGAGATAAAGATGGTTCActaggtaaagcaaaagccacctgaacaaagcaaaacaaagactTCACCCACTAATTCCTGTTGGCAGGCAGGAGTTCAGCCATTCCAAGGACAGCAGGGCTCCGTCACTCAAATTGTTACTTAGactcacagaatattctgagtgggaagggacccacaaggaccatTGAGTCCATCTTCTAAGTGAATAGCCCATACAGGGATTAAACCCAAGACCTTGGCATcattagcaccatgctctgtcactcagtttccctttccttcttcttcccctaCCTTTACAGGCTGACCATGACACCAAATGGAGTGGGAAATCCCTTGGGTCAGCGGTCTCGGATGTGGCCCCTCCCAGTTTCCTGTGCaactccagcactgctggtggggtggggtgagaAGAAAGGGCCTTGGCTCTGGGTCAGCACTGCTCAACAATAACTAAAACAACTCGACATCAACAACACGGCTTCCAGCAAAAATGCAcaacacagccccagccagctaCTATGAAGAAATTAACCCCTCCAGCCCAAACCCGGAGAAGTCCTTGATTCACTCTCTGGCTTGCACTGTTTCACGGTATCTTTGTTCTCTTCCACTAGGGATTGGAGCTATTTCAGGTGAGAGTGCCTGGAGCTTCCACAACTCAGCACCGATATCCTTGACAAGCCCCATGAGGCAcctaatattttctttgacaCTGCGTCAAAGTGTGCAAAGTGATTCACATTATCTTTGACAATGACTCAAAATGAATCAGGAAGTTATCTTTTCACTGCTACCAAACACTTATCCGTCTCAGGTTTGCATTTGCTACACTCATACCCAGAAAATAGTTCCTAATCCtatttttcagcatctgttCTTTATTGTAGGACCATGAACTTTGCTAGGGGACTAGAACCCCCTCAGTTCCTTACTTGAGCCCTGACACGCACTTGCTGTGCGGTTTCAACCACTTCCTTTCCAGCCTGCTCTCTCTCAAGACCTGCAGTTCATCCTGCACAGTGCTCTGTGCATTACCATCCCTCTGGCAGCAATCCTAAGCTATTTCCAATGACTTCTCTCCACAGTACCCACTGCACGGGGAAAGTAACACAAGCCTACAAACAAACAGCATTTGTTATTTGTTATTTGAGCCTTGCAATGCAATTCATGCAATTTACAAAAACATTTGTTAGTGAGCCTTGAGCCTTGCAATGCAATTCATGCAATTTACAAAAACTACAGGAAGCACCAATTCTTTATGTGGAAGGTGCCACAACAAACTGGTATATAACGTATTCATCTACTTAttttcacagttttattttggaagCACATATCATTCCTGCTTCTACACGTGGACGGAAAAAGATAAGCACAAAACTACAATAAAGGACTGGAAGCTACCAGCCGATGCACTAAGTGCAGCCTGCTGCAACCGCACACCAGAACACAGGGAAATCTCAGGAGGAAATgcacttttccttttcacaaaaGCACCTTACAGCTCTTCTGCACGCTGCAGGTGCAATCCCACAGAAACGTGCAGCTAAGAGGTGAGTTTCCCGTGCTGCCGCCGCAAGGAACGACACCGAGCTCAGCCAGGCACAAAGCTCACGGCGCAGGCGACAACCCGCGTACCTGTATCATTTCCACCATCTCCGTGGTGATGATGTCCTTCTCTACCATGTGCTCCACCAGCACATTCAACACCAGCTGCTTGGCCAGAATCACCCGGTTCTTCTTGAGCGCTTCCTGGTGGCACCGCTGCATGCCGCACACCGCCAGCATCCTGGCAGGAGCGGGGACACCAGGGCCGAGCGCCGCGGCAAGGAGCCAGCCGTGCCCCCTCCCGACTTTTGGCTCGGGAGGCACCGGCGGGACCCCGcgggccgcggccgccgcctgACGACGGGCGGGCGGAAAGGAGCCTTCTCCCGGCGGCCCCCGCGATTCAAAACGGCGGGACGCGCTCCCGCCCTCACGTGACCGCCGCTGGCGCGGGAGCGCCTTCCCGCCTCTTCCTGCGCGGGCTGGCGCGCGGCCCCTTCGGCGTGCGGGGCGCGGAGCAGCCGCGGTCACAGGGCGCAGTAGCGGGGCCGCGGCTTTCCTGGGAGGCGTACCGGCTCTGggcatttttaaatcttttatttttaacctcttGTAGTTTCTCTAGCTGTGCTGAGATGGGTTTCTGCGGCAATCAGCTGCAGTCAGAAATGATAACGTGCTGTAATTAACGGAGAGGGAGGAATGGTGCAGGGAAATACGGAGGGAAATACAAAGGGGAAAACAAGTGAGCACCCTAGCGAAAGCAAATTCACAGCTCtcattacagaatcacagaatcgaTTGGAAAAAtcagttggaaaagacctctgagatcaccaagtccaacttCTGAGCGAACAGCACCATGGCAACCagaccacagcactgagtgccgCATCCAGCCTTCCCTTAAACACcgccagggatggagactccaccacctcccagggcagcccattccagtgctcGACAACTGTCCCGAGAAGAAACTCTTCCTGGTGTCCAGCCTGgacctcccctggcacagcttgaggccagGTCCTCTGGCCCTGTCACTGGTAGCCTGGGAGAAGAGTCCAAAcctcacctggctacagcctcctttcagggagttgtagagagcaataaggtcgCCCCTgagtcttctccaggctaaacaaccccagctcccacagctgctccccttACAACTTACGAAAAAAGTCACATAAAGCTTCAGAAGGCTTCTGCACATTAGCACATAGATTTCCTGCGACCTGGTGCACAGTAATTCTATCTGCTAAAGCTTAGCACAAGTCCAAAGCCTTGACAACCTTTACAAATGTTGAAGACAAAATTGTACTGATCATAGCTGGTGACATTTTTGGTCTTTGTTTTGGCTAGTTTTTAGTCTGTGATGGCCACCTGAATTTCTTCCTGACTCCTGGCAATTTTGATGCACTCAGGTAAGTCCTGAGTTGCCCAGTTTCAGCAAAAGTTTCTAAGCCTATGTCACATACCTGTGACACCTTTTGGTgaggtattttcttttctgctggcAGATACAGGAGGGAAATGCAAGTAGTGATGGACATTAAAGAAATCGCCTTGATCAGCAAGTTTGTCTCTCCTAATACTTCCATGATAGAGGTATCATAATTGTTTCATCAATAATGATAACAAAGAGATTCAGCTGTTGATTCAGAAATGGAACTCCTCTCTCTTTTCTAAGCCAAGATTATCAAATAGACAGAATGCAAGCAAAATCTTGACTTTGTGGAGTGTTtcttttgagaggaaaaattaatgaTGCCACCAGGAATTTTTAATGCAGTCctatttatttataaacaacataaaaggtttatttttttctcctttgaaataTAAAGAATCAAacaataagaaataatttatttgcttctAGCCTTTGGTTTGATGGTTCATCATATGAATTAAATATGCAGTCATGAGCAAGGCTGGGATGATTGCTGCTCTCCTTCACAGGAGATTCGGAccaccatttttattttttaacgTGGACATTCACCAGATGCAAATGCATCTCCTTGCATACTGCAGACCACCTTAACACTGCAGAGCTGATCAGTTTAGTTCACCCATTTAAAAAGGGACAGCATCACTGATCAGTGAGAGCTAGAACCTGCCTACAGCCTAGAACCGTCATGATGAAGGCCAAATGTGTCTTGGGACTGTTGTCCTCCGGTGCTCCACTGCCTTGGCAGACAGACTGGACCTTCCCAGAGCCCACAGAGAACTGGAGGAGCTTTGGCCTTTCTGTGCATAATGACAGTAAAGAGTCTCAGGCCATCTGTTAAGAGTACATCTGTAATACAGCAGACATAAACCCTGCTGTAGAGCCATGAAGTCCAAGCAGAGGATGCTTACATGTGTATATATCCCATCGCTGGCCTCTCTTGCAGGGGGAAAACTTATCTCCCTCTTGTCCACCAATGGCTGTGTGGGATGAGAACTTTGTGGACAACAGAAGTAATTTGATGCATACTATCAGCTTTTCAACTCCAAGTGACAGGTATCAGGTGGTACCAGCTTCCAGATGCAGTCAGACCTCTCCCCTCAGTCACACTCCCATGTAGCACAGTTGAGGATGGGGAGCAGGTATGGCAGAGGGACAGTAACAAAAAGCTGAGACCATAAATCTGTGTTGCTGCAAAACAGCAAGGTGGGGAGTGCAGGCTTGTTCTCTCTGTGGGGATTTCAGGGTGGCTGAAGTCACACTGCACTCAGAAATATTGCTGTTTGCAATGAATAGGCAGAATGTGCTTCATGTTGTTTCTAttcctccccttttccagaGAGATTCTTCTGGCTGCATCCTACAGTCCttctttggagtttttttctcaATCTTGTCTCTTCTCAGGATTTACTTCTCCTCTCCCATAAAGGTGTATCTCCAGTTTGAGAATGTTGCCATACATAACACAACTTTCCTCACAATGGTTTTATGTATCTGCCAAGTCAAAGCAGTGTGGTATTGCATTGATTTCTATTTTGTGCAAAAAGATTCTAGTAACATCAGAAGCTGTGTCTGTAGTTCAATTCTGGTTCAAAGAATGGTGAGACAAACGTTTAGGCCAAACATTATCAGCCGTTTTACCATCCCTCTAGGAACATCCTGTATTGGAGTGAGGGTTTGGTTCTGTATTCATGGAAGGTGAAATCAGTCCTAACACAGAGGGCTGGTGAGCATCTGCAAAGACCTCATCACTGATGGCAGTCTCGTAAGCAGGTGGTGGAGTGAGTGGCTCCAGTGGCTCAAACCTTTCTTCAAGGCCTTTGTCCTCATGGATGTCCGAAACGAACCGCTGCAGTCTTgggggcagcaccagctgcagctgcGTCCTGGAGCCCGTGTCTGTCTCAGAGGTGAGCACCGTGTCTGGTGGCACTGGCCCCCGCAGAGCCTCCACCATCATCTCTTGTTGGGCAGAGGATTCGATAACGACGTTGTACGGGGGAGGCTCGCTCAGCGGCGAGGGCACGCAGCCTGGGTTGGATGTGATTGTCCATattgctggagctggagctgacatgGTCATCACCTCCTCATAGGTGGGCGCTTCATAGGCAGCATTCACCCTGTGCCAGAGAGCAAAGCCAGACACGCTCGTTGTTTTAGTGCATAATTTATGTTTATAGCACAGATCATGGACTATAGGGAGCATGCTACAATCAACAAATGGGACTGAGACAGGGTATCTCACATGGTATTGCTGTGTGGATATTCTGCCCCTGGATCAGCTCACCTCTCCAGCCAACTGAATGTCTTTCTTACTGGTATAGAAAATAGCTCGTCTGACCATTTTGCCACACTCCCCAGAGTTAGTGAAGCTACCTACACTGTTCAGTTCGGTGTCCTAGGCTTAACCTGGCGtcttcctgcagctgaaatttATCACTAAGGATTGCTAACTACTAGTTATCTCATGGAATAAAGAACCTAAAACAGGacctatttttttattatattagctattttatttattatattagcTCATCCATTTTTAAGAAGTGGTGAAAAATAAGTAGTTTCATTTAGTTTAAACAAGGACTACttattcaatatttaaaagaactatctacaaagaaaaaatgttattggagacattttccttttcaggttgtatttttaaataaaaggataCTACTTTTTTTAAGTATGTCCCCAAACTAGCAGGGCCCAATATagacttctttttttatatagtctttctaaaaataaacattgtCTTTGGGAACATCAAGTCATTTATGCACATGGATAATGATTATCTGGATTATACAAGGAAGCAAGGCTACAAATAGAGTTAACCTCTTCAGtgacagcaggaaaattaaatttgggGTTAAATTAGCCGATGCTGAGAACGTGCAAATGAATGTGAAGCCAAGAAAACGTGGTAGTATTCAGAGCCTCTAAAAACAGGGGTTTTATTAGTGTCAAGCAGGCATTTTAAGAGTGGAAACACACCCAGTTACAGGTTTCTCTTAAAGTTTGCCAAGAAACAGTCGCTCTAGAGATAAGGTTTATAGAGCTAAACCCAAATAAGATTTGGTATTGCttcaacattttttctttttccttgtctgaCTCATTGTTTGGCAAGCCTCGattacacaaagaaaaataaaatgggcCTGGATTGGTTTAACATTGGCAAGTTTTAGTGGATCATTTCCCAGGGGGaagaaaatacatattataAAAGGTACAGGACATGCGTGGCATTGACATTTGCAACCTCTGCATCAGTAATGAAGGAAAACAATCTGAAAAGAACTTTTGTCTTTGGGAAGGGAGTCTGCGTTTGGTGCCTCAGGGGAAGGGCAGCAAAAGTGTGTTAAAATGGTCATGAATGAGGTGAGAGAGTTAAAGAGGAGTAACCAGGCTGCTGCTTACCCTGCTTGGCTTTGCCTGCTCGGAGGTATTTCATTTGCGTCACGCCGGTGATGATTCCTCAGGTAACACTCGACAAACACACTCAGCAGGTAGCCAACCAGGCACACTCCCCCTACCCCGAGGAAGAAATAGCCCACTGGGTTGATGTTAGAGGAGATGGCCAGCATGGTGACCCCGATGAGAAGAGCAGCGGtgaacaggagcagcaaggtTTGGCGGATGTTCTTCCAGCGTGTCTCTAACAACATGGCAGAAGGGATGGTGGTGGCAGGCACTTGAGAACAGATGGGCACTTAAAGGGACAGGCATCTGTGGAAGATGGAGCAGTTTTTTCAATGTGAAACATGAGCATATAAACACATTTCTAAATATTGTGGACCGAAGTAAAAACATAGACACTCGAGTATGTGCATGTACATCATAAGCCTGGGGAATCTGTGCACACCTGTGAACATATTAGAATTTCCTGTGTGCGTGGTTGGAATACTTGGGCACAGCTGCAAACATAAAATGCATAAATGGACCGTCAGAACTTATTACCAGGCATATCTAAAAAGGCCTGTCTTAACAGGAATGCAGATTGAGGTTCCTGCAAAAGCAAGACCGGGAATAACTATAAGGGTTAATTCTAGGACATTTGTGCCTTGCATAATCAACATTCAAATACTCGTTCCAATCCcggaagaaaagcagcattatTTACTAGGCCTGTCTGCCCTGGTACATTGAGCATCTTACTTCAGTGTAGCACTAGAGCAGTAATGCAACTTTAGGTTCTGGATGTAGCTAGGGTGtgtgtgcttttttaaaatgtaggtgtttatttcagtatttgcCTGTATTCTCAGTTCCTTCTTAGttgatgtgttttttttttctctgttctcagACACAAGAGTCTTTCCTGTCCCCCATTCCAAACCCCATTTCTGTTAAAGAGACATCAGTTGTCACTGTGTGCAGTCAGTATGGAATGAATACCAGGGATCTGTGGTATTCAAGAATAACATAATTAAGGAGCTGTCTTGCACATGTTATACTAACTTACATCTATCCCACTGTTTTGGTGAAGACctctttgaaggaaaaaagcatgaCACAATGGGCATATTTTTATGAATATGCTTCTCTGAACAAATACACAGTTTTATATAGCTCCATGTCACATTGTGTGTTTTCCCTTTATTACAGCAAAAATAGTTAAATGCATATAAGCTAAAGAAACACATTTGTTTTAGCATCTACTTACCAGAAAGAGGTTTTGGTAGGTACAAGCAGTCATGTTTTAACTTCTCTCTTCATCACAAGGAAAAAtgtgtgctgctgtttcccGTTCTGACCCGAGGATAGAACACCAGTTAAAgctctcctttcttcctttcaagtTTTTTGATAAGAAAACTATGaagatttcttttgaaaataaaagtcagAAACTAGTGAATATGGGAAGATAGCAACTGATGGGAAGATCCCATTGTACAAGTTTTGGCTGGGAAAGTAGAATCTCTGTTTTCCAGGTTCTGAATCCAAAGCAGTTTCTAGACGATCACACACCTTCTACTCGCTTTTGCAGCTCTTCTCGGTCTGTCCCACAAAAGCAGGAAACTCATTAGGAAAGAGGGCGGAGTGAGCAGTGAGGGAGTGCTTACCTATGTCGTATCTCTTTGGTCTGCTTCACCTCAATGAGAGAAACTGCCCTGAAAATTCTGGGTTTTTCCCCACGTAGCAAAGGAATTTTGATCTCTGCCTCACAAGCAGGAACaactgcctgcccagcccacaTCACGTGGCCCacataaaaatctatttatgACTTGTGTAAAATGTGAATTCATACATTTGTCCTGGTCGACTTCTGGTTGTCAAATGTTGTTTTATGTCCTCTTTGATTTTAcaaacagaaggggaaaaaaagggggacaAAAGGTTATTGTTTCACAGAGGGCTgagttaaaaacattttaactcCCTGATGTATCTGGAAATGGAATGAGAGGTAATGATAAGCCACAGAACTGAATTAGGTACTGAATTACTTCTGTTATCTGAACTTTTAGTGTGTGTCTGAAAActggaatggaatagaatagaatagaatagaatagaatagaatagaatagaatagaatagaatagaatagaatagaataatttcagttggaaggggCCTACACCTTCCCCAAGTCCCCACCTGCTTCAGGACTGACCAGAAGCTAAAGCATGTAACTAAGGGCATTGCCCAAATACCTTTTAAACACTGACAGGCAATCAAGGGGTGGGATTATTCTGAGCAGCCCTTGTTAGGACACATATGAAGTAGTTTTGGTCCCCCCAGTTTTGATGTGGTCTGAAAAATTGGATATGATCTGGTTAATGCCTTGAGGGTTGGAGAACTTTGACAGTTTAAGAGGCTGGATTTGTACAGCTGAGAAGTGAGAAGGCTTAGGCAGGTGGTGAGTGTCTGCTCACAGTTTTCCAATAGTAGTAGGTAGTtacagagaggagggagggagtttTCCTAAGGATACATGGTGACAGGATAAGAGGCAACAGGAAAAAGGGTAAGTGCCTCTAGGTATAAGAAAAACAGTCTTTAAtgtaaaaacagcaaaatgctATTACTTGCCCAGAGAAATGGAGGAATCCTCTTGGCTGGAAATATTCAAGACAACTGAGTTCAGGGCCCAGCTTTCAGTAAGAGGTTGGACCAGATAATCTGGCCTTCCAGCCTAGACTTGTCaatgtttctgtgttttgaatattttcttcttataaTTGCCTTTCTGGCTGCTGACAGATAAAGGACTTTAAGTTTTGATTGTTATCCATTCTTTGCTTTCAAGAGAATTCTTTTGAATATGGCAGACTAAACACCCACATAAAGGCGAGAAAGTCGGGATTCTGGTGTGTAGCATGTAATTTTGCAAGGCTATTATTTAGATGGAAAATATGATTTGCATTTTGGAGTTGCCTGGTGTTGAGAACACCTTAACTTCTAAGGAAGATTTGAGAAAATTGTTTGGACAGCCTCTTTACACAGGCATCATGACTGACCCATAGTGGACTCTGCACACGTCAGTACAAACAGCAACTGCTTTCTAACCAGTGTAGCTGGTGGTTGTTAGAACCGTTCCTCAGAGATAAGATTTTCATCCTACTGATTTGAGGAGGTAATTAAAATTATCCTCCTGCCTGTTCTCCATTTCCTCCTGTCTTCCTTGCAGTGACTCAGTGCTCAGGTGATCTTTTGCTGAACCAGCCCAGCTGTCTCAGTGGGaaagtatttacatttttccaaaGTGGATTCAGTGGGCTTAATCTAGTCCCTAGAGTATCATCTAACCATTAGTTCTCCATTAAAGGGAAGCAATAGGAATGCAGAGCCAGAGTGGTgagaagaagggaggaagagtGGGAATAatttccagggctgcagtggctgTCATTTGATTGACTTGCCCCAAACCACTGTAGCagaaggaaattcttccttctttgATGGAGCAAGCCCCACAGAAAGGTGTAGAAGGAATCTAAGAGCCATTTTTTACTCAGCAAAGCCTGTTAGATATATCAAGGATTACCAGCTCAGCCTGATGACGTTAGACAACTCCCAGCTCTGGTATGTACACTGAATACTGTCCAAAGGCCTCAACAATTTGACTATTGTTGAATCCCCCTTGTAAGTTCTTACAGAAGGTACTTCAGCTGTGTGGAGGGAGCTGTGGCATTTTGCTCATCTGCACATTCTCCTATGCAGATTCTTCCCAACTGCTTTGGGACTAGATCTTTTTGCTAAGTTAGTAGAAAGttaaaaaggtgaaaaaattcttcattatttGCTGGACAACTACTTCTGGGTTTGGAAATGCTGTATTTGATTTGTGGATAGATAGAAAGATGTTGGTTTTGCTGAAGATCTGTATAGCAGTTTTGATTGGCgcaccattttttaaaaaagtcttgGGCATAGTTATGAACTAGGCTAGAAATGGTAGGCTAGAATTGGTTGTTGCTTGTATTGATTGCatcaatttatttctgttgaagTTCAGGGTTCAGTAACTCCTGTACATTTTACCCATGCAGTTCATGGATGACTGCTGAATctttaggaattatttttatttacaaacaTGAATAAAACAACAATACTTTATGATGGAGCTGTGAGTGCATTAGTTGAACATATTTATGAATGTGATACATACTGCTTTGTGAGTCTAAGGATACAAAGCAGGATGAATTTCTATGAACTAAccttttaaatatgttttctggCAGAAAAGTGCTTCTTCATGAGGCCTTTTAGCATTTCTGAAGGAGTTCTAAACTTATtgtctctctgctcttctgGTTCTCTCCACAGTCTGGTTCAGACTGTCACTGGGATccataacaaagaaaaattgatCAAGCTGCATCCAGAAGTTTTGGTGAt
Proteins encoded:
- the TMEM139 gene encoding transmembrane protein 139; translated protein: MLLETRWKNIRQTLLLLFTAALLIGVTMLAISSNINPVGYFFLGVGGVCLVGYLLSVFVECYLRNHHRRDANEIPPSRQSQAGVNAAYEAPTYEEVMTMSAPAPAIWTITSNPGCVPSPLSEPPPYNVVIESSAQQEMMVEALRGPVPPDTVLTSETDTGSRTQLQLVLPPRLQRFVSDIHEDKGLEERFEPLEPLTPPPAYETAISDEVFADAHQPSVLGLISPSMNTEPNPHSNTGCS